A region of bacterium DNA encodes the following proteins:
- a CDS encoding BlaI/MecI/CopY family transcriptional regulator — MNNKNFQHFTKVEMEFMQILWDHGEQSPEDIRRILKENGRVLTNGGTRRILSILCRKGHITRRKEGRSYVYNPNVKKQQAFKDILIDLRKRVFGDSGIIMIAAFLDSFHASDDEFKEIKRLLENYKKDRDK, encoded by the coding sequence ATGAATAATAAAAACTTTCAACATTTTACAAAAGTAGAAATGGAATTCATGCAGATACTGTGGGATCACGGCGAACAATCACCTGAGGATATCAGGAGAATCTTAAAAGAGAATGGACGTGTACTGACTAACGGAGGAACAAGGAGAATTCTTTCAATTCTTTGCCGTAAAGGCCACATAACCCGAAGGAAAGAAGGAAGAAGTTACGTTTATAATCCAAACGTAAAGAAACAACAGGCATTCAAAGATATTCTTATTGATCTCAGAAAACGGGTATTTGGTGATTCCGGTATAATAATGATTGCTGCGTTTCTTGACAGTTTCCATGCAAGTGATGATGAATTCAAAGAAATAAAACGTCTACTTGAGAATTATAAGAAGGATCGGGACAAGTGA
- a CDS encoding M56 family metallopeptidase: MTLFEIVNTFNRLGFLIFRYLVSFFWQSTLFFGAVLLVFILFRRLSSSIKQRILFVSLCAIPLIPLVSKTVIDIGVPYIRIPVIPTYFPQSVVFDRIIQPTVTENPLVIGESTRQINPVYKNTTLSKSNSLTYGRIILSHPWMFVLLIYMAVLILFLKRITAKWVALRALADSSTYDLDPETNHIVQEASSKIKCNQSFRVVENEDIVSPMVFGIIKPVIVIPKSEKWNFSRSDMYLMFLHEITHIKRKDQLVFLIVSIIRAFFFFHPVIWIVAWQLLLLAEKSCDDSVLDIQENPISYASLLIKIMENARNQSFSLNVAANLGFPKSMFYKRIISLLLEHKHHQRKYSIFAITAFFALLISSYIVTAAIPLSESLKTLINSNNLMSRFLISENIGVRNQIQYNATAYAVPLYGITIDGRLEDWPPNMTRYPILNYGKTYGPTDIDYEDLSKSSDLSPHFMVGYNPDKNLLYLAVIVRDDIMFSFSEHATLSLFDYPDACEIYLSGKKKNSIISMNETLTANELPVLQYVMTASGIIYNKNVPNTDISRNPILVMGDITKTKTHAVSSRTGDVTVYEWELEVFDKYPDNKTQLIPGKTIGFDVAVVDRDHEDEFSAWGCWGPSGYLKVANTYLIGDIVLLRDNNNFGSVTGTVVNSQTGQGIFKQIIDVYRQGKPITWTMSDSDGKFGMQLPEGQYVLKPRYHDKGHEIALTVKSGESTTTDVMLDITKIPEKLLETIKLYSNLSSYSDVTEVNAVMGIQNTKIEFAFKNPNFMYQSYTRIENGDKCIISCDGSKMRVNRENSEEFLEKKAPGELSVFTISSLTNQPSGGFVHQLMLCREPLKQLNEDLISVRYLSSDRIDGVESDIFEINMRAGTFTTSTRWTPDYTIVYRLWIGKRDKVIRKVVTEMEERLDIAKASEDNMVTKVRHYSVTHRHRKIKLNPKLMDTLFKDNHNRVAI; this comes from the coding sequence GTGACTTTATTTGAGATAGTGAATACTTTTAACAGGCTTGGTTTTTTAATATTCCGATATCTGGTGTCGTTTTTTTGGCAGTCTACTCTGTTTTTTGGAGCCGTACTTCTTGTTTTTATATTGTTTCGGAGGTTAAGCTCTTCAATAAAGCAGAGAATACTGTTTGTATCTCTGTGCGCGATACCCCTTATTCCTTTAGTTTCGAAAACCGTCATAGATATAGGGGTGCCATATATAAGAATACCCGTGATACCCACATATTTTCCCCAGTCTGTGGTTTTTGACCGGATTATTCAGCCAACAGTAACTGAAAACCCTCTTGTTATCGGCGAATCAACCCGCCAGATCAATCCTGTTTACAAAAATACCACTCTATCGAAATCAAACAGCCTCACATATGGCAGAATTATACTGTCTCACCCATGGATGTTCGTACTGTTAATATATATGGCAGTTCTGATATTGTTTCTTAAAAGAATAACGGCCAAATGGGTGGCTTTAAGGGCCTTGGCAGATTCCAGTACATATGATCTTGATCCGGAAACCAATCATATAGTACAGGAGGCATCTTCAAAAATAAAATGCAACCAGTCTTTCAGGGTTGTTGAGAACGAAGACATCGTATCTCCCATGGTTTTTGGCATTATAAAACCTGTTATCGTTATACCAAAAAGTGAAAAGTGGAATTTCTCAAGGTCTGATATGTATTTGATGTTTCTCCATGAGATTACTCATATAAAGAGAAAGGATCAACTTGTTTTCCTGATTGTCTCGATAATCAGAGCATTCTTCTTTTTCCATCCAGTCATCTGGATTGTTGCATGGCAACTTTTATTGTTGGCAGAGAAGTCTTGCGATGATTCGGTTCTCGATATACAGGAAAACCCCATCTCATACGCGTCGTTGTTGATTAAAATCATGGAAAATGCCAGAAATCAATCATTTAGTTTAAATGTCGCAGCAAATCTTGGTTTCCCGAAAAGTATGTTTTATAAAAGGATTATTTCTCTGCTCCTTGAGCACAAACACCATCAAAGAAAATATTCAATATTTGCAATAACTGCCTTTTTCGCCCTGCTGATCTCATCATATATCGTCACTGCCGCAATCCCACTGTCAGAATCGTTAAAAACATTGATCAACTCTAACAATTTAATGTCGAGATTTCTGATTTCGGAAAACATTGGTGTGAGAAATCAAATCCAGTATAATGCAACGGCTTATGCTGTCCCCCTTTATGGAATAACAATTGACGGTCGACTTGAAGATTGGCCCCCAAACATGACACGGTATCCGATTCTGAATTATGGCAAAACATATGGCCCTACTGATATTGATTACGAAGATTTGAGTAAAAGCAGTGACCTGAGCCCACATTTCATGGTTGGCTACAATCCCGATAAAAACCTGCTCTACCTGGCTGTCATCGTTCGAGACGATATCATGTTTTCATTCAGTGAACATGCCACCCTTTCGTTATTCGACTATCCCGATGCATGTGAAATCTATCTTTCGGGTAAGAAAAAGAACTCGATAATATCCATGAATGAAACCTTGACTGCAAATGAATTGCCTGTTTTACAGTATGTAATGACCGCTTCAGGAATAATCTATAATAAAAATGTACCGAATACCGACATATCGAGGAACCCGATTCTTGTTATGGGTGATATTACAAAGACAAAAACGCACGCGGTCAGCTCCAGGACTGGCGATGTCACCGTATATGAGTGGGAACTGGAGGTCTTTGATAAATACCCGGATAACAAAACACAGCTTATACCGGGTAAAACCATCGGCTTCGATGTTGCCGTTGTCGACAGGGATCATGAAGATGAATTCTCGGCATGGGGATGTTGGGGACCCTCCGGATATTTGAAAGTTGCAAATACATATCTGATAGGAGATATAGTCCTTTTAAGAGACAACAACAATTTTGGTTCTGTCACCGGCACCGTGGTCAATTCTCAAACCGGTCAGGGGATTTTCAAACAGATTATCGATGTTTACCGGCAGGGGAAACCAATTACCTGGACCATGAGTGATTCTGATGGAAAGTTTGGGATGCAGTTACCGGAAGGTCAATATGTCTTGAAACCACGCTATCATGATAAAGGGCATGAAATTGCCTTAACGGTAAAATCCGGCGAGTCGACGACAACGGACGTCATGCTGGATATTACGAAAATTCCCGAAAAACTGCTGGAAACCATTAAACTGTATTCAAATCTATCCAGTTATTCCGATGTCACAGAAGTTAACGCTGTTATGGGAATCCAGAATACAAAGATTGAATTCGCATTTAAAAATCCAAATTTTATGTATCAGAGTTATACAAGGATTGAAAACGGAGATAAATGTATAATATCATGTGATGGAAGTAAAATGAGGGTAAATCGCGAGAATTCAGAAGAGTTCCTGGAAAAGAAAGCTCCCGGCGAACTCAGCGTATTTACAATCAGCTCGCTGACAAACCAGCCTAGTGGCGGTTTTGTGCACCAGCTGATGCTATGCAGGGAACCGCTCAAACAACTGAATGAAGATCTCATCAGTGTTCGGTACCTCAGTTCCGACAGAATCGATGGTGTTGAATCTGACATTTTTGAGATAAACATGCGGGCGGGGACATTCACTACCTCGACTCGCTGGACACCGGATTATACAATCGTGTACCGTCTCTGGATAGGGAAACGGGATAAGGTAATCCGCAAAGTTGTGACAGAAATGGAGGAACGGCTGGATATTGCAAAAGCATCGGAAGATAATATGGTAACGAAAGTGAGACACTACTCCGTAACACATCGTCACCGCAAAATCAAACTCAATCCGAAGCTTATGGATACGTTATTCAAAGATAATCACAACCGTGTGGCAATATAG
- a CDS encoding Omp28-related outer membrane protein yields MATEDIEVVIFRFTDAFPGFAVDRTVYKDLNSLVARMNNCAQKIEERLLIPPRMTIDLSYTYSPESRLIDLDVALHTLETIDANCYLHIVVAEDSLKYPQQGGADPFYHMHTVRDFITGTDGERLNDSVLAEGTDIHRNYAYTLQSKFKPEKIRIVVFVSEGIVGPVCQAEELVLVENIVTRVDELTPDTFRVHAPYPNPFNPVTTIEFTLPSESHVSLVMYDVLGRVVDIPVDRTLSTGTHRIVWDGRDRKGITLADGLYLFRLTAGNHIAHGKVTLLR; encoded by the coding sequence ATGGCCACAGAAGATATCGAGGTGGTTATTTTCAGATTTACTGACGCATTTCCAGGTTTTGCTGTGGACAGGACTGTTTATAAAGACCTTAATTCCCTTGTTGCGAGAATGAACAACTGTGCTCAAAAAATTGAGGAGAGGTTATTGATTCCGCCCCGAATGACAATCGATCTGAGTTATACGTATTCTCCTGAATCAAGACTGATCGATCTCGATGTCGCTCTTCATACCCTTGAGACAATCGATGCGAATTGTTATCTCCATATCGTTGTTGCTGAGGACAGCCTTAAATATCCGCAGCAAGGGGGAGCCGATCCATTCTACCACATGCATACCGTGCGCGACTTTATAACGGGAACAGACGGCGAACGGCTTAACGATTCTGTACTCGCGGAGGGAACCGATATTCACAGGAATTATGCATACACACTGCAAAGCAAATTCAAACCTGAGAAAATCCGCATCGTTGTATTTGTCAGCGAAGGAATCGTGGGACCGGTGTGCCAGGCCGAGGAGCTGGTTCTCGTCGAGAACATCGTGACCAGGGTCGATGAATTGACCCCGGATACGTTCCGGGTGCACGCACCCTATCCTAATCCTTTCAATCCCGTAACAACGATCGAGTTTACTCTTCCCTCGGAATCGCATGTCAGCCTTGTAATGTATGATGTGCTGGGAAGAGTCGTCGATATTCCCGTTGATCGAACCTTGAGTACCGGGACACACCGGATCGTATGGGACGGCCGCGACAGAAAGGGTATCACGCTTGCTGATGGACTGTATCTGTTCCGGCTTACTGCCGGAAATCATATAGCTCATGGGAAAGTGACACTTCTCAGATGA
- a CDS encoding T9SS type A sorting domain-containing protein, with product MIGKKNFSIMVYEYHEIFRNKSINRHRQFPPKEREMRTSRLIFMAIMIITVSQALAQGTWTQYPIRIEKIQDIVVKDGELWCSSERRVFTVNPSTMEYNEIFNAGSDYTGEIEKSTTGDVLVGLATKQFVFKNGTWKKIQYSEPNSDIRYPGAEYYVPFCYDPDGICWMAGHGIGLIRFDGEKYSKVPDVEFLPDDRVKSIFAGSDGRIWIGTKIGLYCYDRESVEKLSYSKDNPEYRVKCIAEGSDGSIWIGTLDDGIFNYKDGSWSHYIPESNGIKYFGTGSLLVDDTGNLWASLVPVNFECNNPNSTLFKFDGETWYSYPDPVTAKLVVKSLTLAPDGTIWAGTYNQISDKDAGILQFDGKKWTNHFYSEFIPRNLYIYGLLYHDGSLLLATENEGLYQYDGTSWSHIVSPFTDARSVAVSSDNKIWVATKEKLYRNDDSSWKPFTSNMLTDNNIINQIAVGSDGIVWCMTKNGLVRFDGSVWKLQGESDGIPDGVLSTIAADPSGHIWLAWYTFISDELISGITVYDGEKWTETGIPDNSKASTAINKIIFGPEGEPWAVSYNELFRYDGAKWVKEPYEYRQIMDITCDSEGYLYIRNEMGVDCYNGESRMTYITGIDVPNLSFLAAGDKGMVFGVMRDGVFARFDPYRIPTVVDEPYITTPGTFPIVGNYPNPFNMSTTVYFELPSETLVDLAIFSVTGQKIRTLVSERKNPGRHVIVWDGRDDFGRNVSSGIYISRLLGGELTASSRMMLLK from the coding sequence ATGATTGGTAAAAAAAACTTTTCGATTATGGTTTATGAATACCATGAGATATTCCGGAATAAATCCATCAATCGGCATAGACAATTTCCACCAAAGGAGAGAGAGATGAGAACTTCAAGGCTGATTTTTATGGCGATCATGATTATAACTGTATCACAAGCTCTGGCGCAGGGAACGTGGACGCAATACCCGATAAGAATTGAAAAAATACAAGATATTGTGGTAAAAGACGGCGAATTATGGTGTTCTTCGGAACGTAGAGTTTTTACGGTAAATCCATCGACAATGGAGTATAATGAGATTTTTAATGCTGGTTCTGATTATACAGGTGAAATTGAAAAGAGCACTACAGGTGATGTTTTAGTTGGCCTTGCCACAAAACAGTTCGTGTTTAAAAACGGTACATGGAAAAAAATCCAATATTCAGAACCCAATTCCGATATCAGATATCCTGGAGCAGAATACTATGTACCATTTTGTTATGACCCTGACGGGATATGCTGGATGGCGGGCCATGGGATCGGGTTGATTCGTTTTGACGGAGAGAAATATTCCAAAGTACCGGATGTTGAGTTTCTCCCGGATGATCGGGTAAAATCAATATTTGCCGGAAGTGATGGCAGAATATGGATCGGTACTAAAATAGGATTATATTGCTACGACAGAGAATCCGTGGAAAAACTGAGTTATAGCAAGGATAATCCTGAATATCGTGTTAAATGCATAGCGGAGGGATCGGATGGTTCAATCTGGATAGGTACTCTGGATGATGGTATATTTAATTACAAAGACGGCTCGTGGAGCCACTATATTCCGGAGAGCAACGGAATTAAATATTTTGGCACCGGCTCATTACTCGTGGATGATACAGGGAACCTCTGGGCTTCATTAGTTCCTGTGAACTTTGAATGTAATAATCCTAATTCAACGCTTTTTAAGTTCGACGGTGAAACCTGGTATTCCTACCCCGATCCTGTTACCGCTAAATTAGTGGTGAAGTCATTAACACTCGCTCCTGACGGCACTATATGGGCAGGGACGTACAATCAGATTTCTGATAAAGATGCCGGTATACTGCAATTTGACGGCAAAAAGTGGACAAATCACTTCTACAGTGAATTCATACCTCGTAACTTATATATATATGGTCTCTTATACCACGATGGTTCATTACTACTGGCAACTGAAAACGAAGGATTATACCAGTATGATGGTACATCGTGGTCACACATCGTAAGCCCGTTTACCGATGCCAGGTCTGTCGCTGTTTCATCCGATAACAAAATATGGGTAGCAACAAAAGAAAAGCTTTACCGAAATGATGATTCATCATGGAAACCTTTTACTTCAAACATGCTGACCGATAATAATATAATAAATCAAATCGCTGTCGGTTCCGATGGAATCGTATGGTGTATGACAAAGAACGGCCTTGTGCGTTTTGATGGTTCCGTCTGGAAATTGCAGGGTGAGAGCGACGGTATTCCCGATGGGGTCCTTTCAACTATTGCGGCTGATCCTTCCGGCCATATCTGGTTAGCCTGGTATACTTTTATATCCGATGAATTAATAAGTGGTATTACTGTTTATGATGGTGAAAAATGGACGGAAACGGGAATACCGGATAATTCGAAAGCGTCCACGGCTATCAATAAAATCATTTTCGGTCCCGAAGGTGAACCCTGGGCCGTCAGCTATAATGAACTTTTCAGATATGACGGTGCAAAATGGGTGAAAGAACCGTATGAGTACCGGCAAATAATGGATATCACCTGTGATTCGGAAGGATATCTCTATATAAGAAATGAGATGGGAGTTGACTGTTATAATGGTGAAAGTAGAATGACCTATATCACTGGCATAGATGTCCCGAATTTGTCCTTTCTGGCAGCAGGTGATAAAGGTATGGTTTTTGGCGTGATGAGAGACGGTGTTTTCGCGCGGTTCGATCCTTACCGGATTCCAACGGTCGTCGATGAACCATATATAACAACTCCCGGTACATTCCCGATTGTTGGCAATTATCCGAATCCGTTCAATATGTCGACAACCGTCTATTTCGAGCTGCCGTCGGAAACGCTGGTCGATCTTGCGATATTCTCAGTTACGGGACAGAAGATACGGACGCTGGTTTCCGAACGGAAGAATCCCGGCAGGCATGTAATCGTATGGGACGGTCGCGATGATTTTGGCCGGAACGTATCTTCCGGCATCTATATAAGCCGTCTGCTCGGGGGAGAACTTACCGCATCATCACGCATGATGTTGTTAAAGTAG
- a CDS encoding Omp28-related outer membrane protein, with translation MNLIEKASVVKSESYTMFFIYTLVFLIALFHAGTAVSGDNYEPNDSRETAYEISFSDGVWKSETATIDTREDADWYSFYGESDSFISISSDPITKFDIAFSLYYGDSRLTCADNYFSGMAEKIVKYPLGKDGIYYICVGTPESTKKRTTTDTDSFGSYSLEITLYKSHTISGKVTDSQTGNAISSARITVEHDTSYTAETDVDGMFEVILKGALSGEPFAIQVQKTGYIAEIAKGIVSNAKETAVSIELAPLPDNSRNVLLEEFTATWCTWCPYATDILEEIIRSQGNVISIAYHIEDEMSTPEGDQLDDMLSPALPQALIDRTQFTGSSSILVNRQEWTKRCIERSQVPAPLSIHISCDYTGSSRNADVTVDMLSLSDMKGAYRINVVVCEDSLDYEQHITGKDYKTISPYYHMHVVRRMITGTYGERLNTDPIQAQTNIRKYYSFTLDDSINENYARLVVFVNEDLKNGLGPVQQAAQCTIMEDTITEVEIDERIAFQIHPAFPNPFNTTTMIPFTLTQDKHIVLTVYNIVGEKVTTLTDRIWPPGKHSIIWDAHGFSSGIYFYRLQAGASIGTGKMLLIK, from the coding sequence ATGAACCTTATCGAAAAGGCATCTGTCGTGAAATCAGAGTCGTATACCATGTTTTTCATATATACGCTGGTGTTTTTAATAGCTTTGTTTCATGCCGGGACAGCGGTTTCGGGCGATAACTACGAACCGAATGATTCGAGAGAAACGGCATACGAAATATCTTTTTCCGATGGTGTATGGAAATCCGAAACGGCAACGATCGACACCCGGGAAGATGCCGACTGGTATTCGTTTTACGGGGAAAGCGATAGTTTCATTTCTATTTCATCCGATCCCATTACAAAGTTCGACATTGCTTTTTCTCTCTATTACGGCGATTCAAGACTCACCTGCGCCGACAATTATTTCAGCGGTATGGCTGAAAAAATCGTAAAATATCCGCTTGGTAAGGACGGGATATACTATATATGTGTCGGAACTCCCGAATCGACAAAAAAGAGAACCACTACCGATACGGATTCGTTCGGCTCGTATTCACTCGAAATAACACTGTATAAAAGTCATACCATTTCCGGAAAAGTAACTGATTCACAAACGGGAAACGCGATATCGTCGGCACGGATCACTGTCGAACATGATACCTCATATACAGCCGAGACAGATGTCGATGGAATGTTTGAAGTTATCCTGAAAGGAGCCCTCTCAGGCGAACCATTTGCCATACAGGTTCAAAAAACCGGCTATATTGCCGAGATTGCCAAAGGGATTGTATCAAATGCAAAGGAAACTGCCGTATCGATAGAACTCGCCCCACTTCCGGACAATTCCCGCAATGTCCTCCTTGAAGAATTCACCGCAACCTGGTGCACGTGGTGCCCGTATGCTACCGATATACTTGAAGAGATAATCCGCAGCCAGGGCAATGTTATCTCCATTGCGTACCACATTGAAGATGAAATGAGCACACCCGAAGGAGATCAGCTTGACGATATGTTAAGTCCGGCGCTTCCTCAGGCATTGATCGACAGGACACAATTCACTGGAAGCAGTTCCATCCTGGTCAATCGTCAGGAATGGACAAAGCGATGCATCGAACGCTCACAGGTGCCGGCTCCTCTTTCGATCCATATTTCATGCGATTATACAGGCTCGTCACGAAATGCTGATGTGACCGTTGACATGCTTTCCCTTTCCGATATGAAGGGAGCGTACAGGATCAATGTGGTTGTCTGCGAAGACAGCCTTGATTATGAGCAGCATATCACCGGAAAAGACTATAAAACGATTTCTCCTTACTACCATATGCATGTCGTTCGCCGGATGATTACGGGAACATATGGCGAACGGTTAAATACCGATCCGATTCAGGCGCAGACAAATATCCGGAAATACTATTCGTTCACGCTCGATGATTCGATTAATGAAAACTACGCTCGTCTTGTGGTATTCGTCAATGAAGATTTAAAAAACGGCCTGGGACCAGTGCAGCAGGCTGCACAGTGTACTATTATGGAAGACACGATAACGGAAGTCGAAATCGACGAGCGAATCGCCTTTCAGATTCATCCGGCATTCCCGAATCCATTCAATACTACAACGATGATTCCATTCACTCTGACACAGGATAAACACATAGTGCTGACTGTTTATAACATTGTTGGAGAAAAAGTAACGACACTGACCGACCGTATCTGGCCACCGGGTAAGCATTCCATAATTTGGGATGCTCATGGATTTTCCAGCGGAATATATTTTTACCGGCTACAGGCGGGTGCGTCGATAGGCACGGGGAAAATGCTGCTGATCAAGTGA
- a CDS encoding TlpA family protein disulfide reductase: MNKYKSFATVFVISFCFFVLPYSRSYARSPVIPFSFKTLTNEIMPVDSLLQKGPVLITFWAMWCKPCKEELHALSKVHSEYPFDSITIVSVTIDTPRSIDRVKSYVKTHNFPFICSTDPGKEILRIFNVSGIPFTVILNKKREVIMMHSGYVPGDLDEYGKKIESCLKTGKE, encoded by the coding sequence ATGAACAAGTATAAATCGTTTGCAACGGTATTCGTTATCTCGTTTTGTTTTTTTGTTCTGCCATATTCTCGATCGTATGCCCGGTCACCTGTCATACCTTTCTCATTCAAAACGTTGACAAACGAAATCATGCCTGTTGATTCCCTTCTTCAGAAAGGACCGGTACTGATAACATTCTGGGCAATGTGGTGCAAACCGTGCAAGGAAGAACTGCATGCGCTCAGCAAGGTACATTCCGAGTATCCTTTTGATTCCATTACGATAGTATCCGTGACAATCGATACTCCGCGAAGCATAGACCGTGTCAAATCCTATGTTAAAACTCACAATTTCCCTTTTATATGCAGTACCGATCCCGGTAAAGAAATACTGAGAATCTTCAACGTTTCAGGGATTCCCTTTACGGTGATTCTCAATAAAAAGCGGGAAGTGATCATGATGCATTCCGGATATGTCCCCGGTGATCTGGACGAATATGGAAAAAAAATCGAAAGCTGTCTGAAAACAGGAAAAGAATGA